The genomic region ACGTCATCATGGATACTGGGCCAGGCAATACCGACCTGAACCTGGCTACTGAAATTACAGCCTTCCACACTGTCAGCCAAGGCGACAGTACCCGGGTGACAATTGCTATCTATGGACAGCTGATCGATAACCGCTCACGGGAAACACTTTGCTCCGACAACTTCATCGTGTCTATGCCGGCAGGAGACAAGAGCATAGATTCAATTGTGCAGGCTTTCGGCAGTGCCGGAGAAAGGCTTGCAGAAGAGGTTATCGACTGGGCAAGGGCATGTGAGACACCCCCGAATTAGTCCTCTTCGGGGAACAAATCCGGCCAAGCCGCTTTGATGTAAAGCCCCATAGACCAGAGCGTTAAAACCGCAGCGATATACAACAGACCCACGGCAACCTCTGAAAGAAGCTGGCCCGGAGGAAATGCCAGCAGGCCCACAATGGATGCCATCTGCGCCGTGGTTTTAATCTTGCCGATGTATGAAACGGCAACGCTGGCACGGCTGCCTATTTCTGCCATCCATTCCCGCAATGCGGATATCACAATTTCCCGACCGATAATCACCGTTGCAGGTATGGTAAGCAGAAGTGCGGAATACTCTTGAATGAGCAGCGCCAGCGCGACCGCCACCATCAACTTGTCGGCAACCGGGTCGAGAAAAGCGCCGAATGGCGTGCTCTGGTCAAGCTTTCGGGCGAGATAGCCGTCTAGCCAGTCCGTCGCGGCCGCTATGCCGAAAATTGCCGCACTCGCCATATAACTCCACTGCACCGGGAGATAAAAAACCACCACAAAAACCGGAATCATGATGATGCGGGAGAGTGTGAGCAGGTTGGGTAAATTCATACTGTAATCACTCGTCGTGCAGTGCTGCGTATATGTTTTCAGCCAGTGATTTACTGATGCCTTGAACCTTGGTCATTTCATCAACACTGGCTTTGCGTAGTTCCTGTATGCCACCAAAATACCGGATTAGCTCCCGGCGCCGTTTGGGGCCAACCCCTTCAATGCCTTCCAGGGTCGACTGGCGACGCTTCTTGTCGCGTCCTGCGCGGTGCCCGGTAATAGCGAAGCGGTGCGACTCATCCCGTATGTGCTGAATCAGGTGCAATGCCGGCGACTCAGCAGGCGCACGGAATACGTCGCCGGTCATGGCATCAATCAACTGCTCCATGCCCACGCGCCGGGCTGCACCCTTGGCCACGCCAATCAGGGGATATCTGAAACCCCAAGTTCATCAAACACTTCCCGGGCAATGTTCAACTGCCCCTTACCACCATCTATGAACACAAGATCGGGGCGCTTACCCTCGCCTGCAACCATGCGGCGGTAACGGCGGGTCAGTACTTGGCGCATGGCACCGTAATCATCTCCGGCTTTAACACCTTCGATATTATATAGCCGGTAGTCACTTTTCAGGGGCCCATTCTCATCGAAAACGACACAGGAAGCGACGGTATTTTCACCATGGCTGTGACTAACGTCGAAACACTCCATCCGTGACGGCGTCTCCGCAAGCTCCAGCATGTCCCGCAGCGCTAGCAAGCGCCGATAAACGGTTTCCTTGCTGGCGAGGTGGGTAAGCAGGGTTTGCCGGGCATTAGTCATAGCCAGTTCCAGCCAGCGCCGGCGCTCTCCCCGCACATTTCCACGTATGCGGGTCTCACGGCCAGCTGCATCGGAAAGCGCCTGAGCAAGAAGCGCCTGCCCTTCAACTTCAACCGGTACCAGCACATCCTGCGGAATCTCGCGGCGGGTGTTGCCGCCAAAATAATACTGGCCGAGAAAGGCACTGAGCAACTCGCCCTCCGACTGCTCAAGGGAATAGCGAGGGAAGTAGTCTTTGGTTCCTAAAACCCTGCCCCCGCGCACGATAATGACCACAACGCACACCACACCGGCATCCTGCGCGATGGCAACCACATCGGCGTCACCGCCCTCACCGTCTACCGATTGCTGCTCCTGCACATGGCGCAAATGATTGATCTGATCGCGGTAACCGGCTGCTTTTTCA from Marinobacter sp. LV10R510-11A harbors:
- the pgsA gene encoding CDP-diacylglycerol--glycerol-3-phosphate 3-phosphatidyltransferase, whose product is MNLPNLLTLSRIIMIPVFVVVFYLPVQWSYMASAAIFGIAAATDWLDGYLARKLDQSTPFGAFLDPVADKLMVAVALALLIQEYSALLLTIPATVIIGREIVISALREWMAEIGSRASVAVSYIGKIKTTAQMASIVGLLAFPPGQLLSEVAVGLLYIAAVLTLWSMGLYIKAAWPDLFPEED